In Sciurus carolinensis chromosome 13, mSciCar1.2, whole genome shotgun sequence, a genomic segment contains:
- the Ggcx gene encoding vitamin K-dependent gamma-carboxylase isoform X2, translating into MAVRARSARAPAGSDKVQKDGPRRAAGPGRAGRVAALLGFEWTDLSSWQRLVTLLNRPTDPANLAVFRFLFAFLMVLDIPQERGLSSLDRKYLDGLDVCRFPLLDTLRPLPLDWMYLVYTIMFLGALGMMLGLCYRLSCVLFLLPYWYVFLLDKTSWNNHSYLYGLVAFQLTFVDAHHYWSVDGLLNARKRNAHVPLWNYAVLRGQIFIVYFIAGIKKLDADWVEGYSMEHLSRHWLFSPFKLVLSEELTSLLVVHWCGLLLDLSAGFLLFFDASRVIGLFFVSYFHCMNSQLFSIGMFPYVMLASSPLFCSPEWPRKLVSHCPKRLQELLPLKAAPQPSASCIYKRSRAKGAPKPGLRHQLGAAFTLLYLLEQLFLPYSHFLTQGYNNWTNGLYGYSWDMMVHSRSHQHVKITYRDGLTGELGYLNPGVFTQSRRWKDHADMLKQYATCLSRLLPKYNVTEPQIYFDIWVSINDRFQQRLFDPRVDIVRADWSPFQRTPWVQPLLMDLSPWRAKLQEIKSSLDNHTEVVFIADFPGLHLENFVSEDLGNTSIQLLQGEVTVELVAEEKNQTLREGEKMQLPAGEYHKVHTTSPGPSCYMYIYVNTTELALEQDLAYLQELKEKVENGSETGPLPPELQPLLEGEVKGGPKPTPLVQTFLRRQQRLQEIERRRNTPFHERLFRFLLRKLYIFRRSFLMTRISLRNLLLGRPPLEQLAQEVTYANWRPFETDGESSPSNTESSNSNPPETNADPIHSEL; encoded by the exons ATGGCGGTGCGTGCCCGGTCCGCGCGGGCGCCGGCTGGCTCGG ACAAAGTGCAGAAGGACGGGCCCCGGCGGGCCGCGGGCCCCGGGCGGGCCGGCCGCGTGGCGGCGCTTCTGGGCTTTGAGTGGACGGACCTGTCCAGCTGGCAGAGGCTGGTAACTCTGCTCAATCGACCCACGGATCCTGCAAACCTAGCCGTCTTCCGGTTTCTCTTTG CATTCCTGATGGTGCTGGACATTCCCCAGGAGCGGGGGCTCAGCTCACTGGACCGCAAATACCTGGATGGACTGGACGTTTGCCGCTTCCCCTTGCTGGATACCCTGCGACCGCTGCCACTTGATTGGATGTATCTTGTCTACACCATCATGTTTCTGG GGGCACTGGGCATGATGCTGGGGCTTTGCTACCGACTGAGCTGTGTGCTATTCCTACTGCCATACTGGTACGTGTTTCTCTTGGATAAGACCTCGTGGAACAACCACTCCTACCTGTACGGTTTGGTGGCCTTCCAGCTGACATTCGTGGACGCTCACCACTACTG GTCTGTGGACGGCCTTCTGAATGCCCGTAAGAGGAACGCCCACGTGCCCCTTTGGAACTATGCAGTGCTGCGTGGCCAG ATCTTCATTGTGTACTTCATTGCGGGTATCAAAAAGCTGGATGCAGACTGGGTTGAAGGCTACTCCATGGAGCACCTGTCTCGACACTGGCTCTTCAGTCCCTTCAA ACTGGTGTTGTCTGAAGAGCTGACCAGCCTCCTGGTGGTGCACTGGTGTGGGCTGCTGCTGGACCTCTCTGCGGGTTTCCTGCTTTTCTTCGATGCCTCAAGAGTCATTGGCCTCTTCTTTGTGTCCTACTTCCACTGCATGAATTCTCAGCTCTTCAGCATCG GTATGTTCCCCTACGTCATGCTGGCTAGCAGTCCTCTCTTCTGCTCCCCTGAGTGGCCCCGGAAGCTGGTATCCCACTGCCCCAAAAGGCTCCAAGAGCTGCTGCCCCTCAAGGCAGCCCCTCAGCCCAGTGCTTCCTGCATCTATAAGAGGAGCAGAGCCAAAGGGGCCCCGAAGCCAGGGCTGCGCCACCAGCTGGGAGCTGCCTTCACTCTGCTCTACCTCCTGGAGCAGCTCTTTCTGCCCTACTCCCATTTCCTCACCCAG GGCTATAACAACTGGACCAACGGGCTGTACGGCTACTCCTGGGACATGATGGTGCACTCCCGCTCCCACCAGCACGTGAAGATCACCTACCGTGATGGCCTTACAGGCGAGCTGGGCTACCTCAACCCTGGG GTATTCACACAGAGCCGGCGATGGAAGGATCACGCAGACATGCTGAAGCAGTATGCCACTTGCCTGAGCCGCCTGCTTCCCAAGTACAATGTCACTGAGCCCCAGATCTACTTTGACATATGGGTCTCCATCAATGACCGCTTCCAGCAGAG GCTTTTTGACCCTCGCGTGGACATCGTGCGGGCTGACTGGTCCCCCTTCCAGCGCACACCTTGGGTGCAACCACTGTTGATGGACCTGTCTCCCTGGAGAGCCAAGCTGCAGGAAATCAAAAGCAGCCTGGACAACCACACAGAGGTGGTCTTCATTGCAGACTTCCCTG GGCTGCATTTGGAGAATTTTGTGAGCGAAGACCTGGGCAACACTAGCATCCAGCTGCTGCAGGGGGAGGTGACTGTGGAGTTGGTGGCAGAAGAGAAGAACCAGACTCTTCGGGAGGGAGAAAAAATGCAG CTGCCTGCTGGCGAGTACCATAAGGTGCATACGACATCACCTGGCCCTTCCTGCTACATGTACATCTATGTCAACACTACAGAGCTTGCACTGGAACAAGACCTGGCTTATCTACAGGAATTAAAGGAGAAGGTGGAAAACGGAAGTG AAACGGGACCTCTACCTCCAGAGCTGCAGCCTCTTTTGGAAGGGGAAGTGAAAGGGGGCCCCAAGCCAACACCTCTGGTTCAGACCTTTCTTAGACGCCAGCAAAGGCTCCAGGAGATTGAACGCCGGCGAAATACCCCTTTCCATGAACGACTTTTTCGCTTCTTGCTGCGAAAACTGTACATCTTTCGTCGCAG cttCCTGATGACTCGAATTTCACTCAGAAATCTACTATTAGGCCGCCCTCCCCTGGAGCAGCTGGCCCAAGAGGTGACCTATGCAAACTGGCGCCCCTTTGAGACAGATGGCGAATCAAGTCCTTCAAACACAGAGTCTTCAAATTCCAATCCTCCTGAGACAAATGCTGATCCTATCCACTCAGAATTGTGA
- the Ggcx gene encoding vitamin K-dependent gamma-carboxylase isoform X1 has translation MAVRARSARAPAGSADKVQKDGPRRAAGPGRAGRVAALLGFEWTDLSSWQRLVTLLNRPTDPANLAVFRFLFAFLMVLDIPQERGLSSLDRKYLDGLDVCRFPLLDTLRPLPLDWMYLVYTIMFLGALGMMLGLCYRLSCVLFLLPYWYVFLLDKTSWNNHSYLYGLVAFQLTFVDAHHYWSVDGLLNARKRNAHVPLWNYAVLRGQIFIVYFIAGIKKLDADWVEGYSMEHLSRHWLFSPFKLVLSEELTSLLVVHWCGLLLDLSAGFLLFFDASRVIGLFFVSYFHCMNSQLFSIGMFPYVMLASSPLFCSPEWPRKLVSHCPKRLQELLPLKAAPQPSASCIYKRSRAKGAPKPGLRHQLGAAFTLLYLLEQLFLPYSHFLTQGYNNWTNGLYGYSWDMMVHSRSHQHVKITYRDGLTGELGYLNPGVFTQSRRWKDHADMLKQYATCLSRLLPKYNVTEPQIYFDIWVSINDRFQQRLFDPRVDIVRADWSPFQRTPWVQPLLMDLSPWRAKLQEIKSSLDNHTEVVFIADFPGLHLENFVSEDLGNTSIQLLQGEVTVELVAEEKNQTLREGEKMQLPAGEYHKVHTTSPGPSCYMYIYVNTTELALEQDLAYLQELKEKVENGSETGPLPPELQPLLEGEVKGGPKPTPLVQTFLRRQQRLQEIERRRNTPFHERLFRFLLRKLYIFRRSFLMTRISLRNLLLGRPPLEQLAQEVTYANWRPFETDGESSPSNTESSNSNPPETNADPIHSEL, from the exons ATGGCGGTGCGTGCCCGGTCCGCGCGGGCGCCGGCTGGCTCGG CAGACAAAGTGCAGAAGGACGGGCCCCGGCGGGCCGCGGGCCCCGGGCGGGCCGGCCGCGTGGCGGCGCTTCTGGGCTTTGAGTGGACGGACCTGTCCAGCTGGCAGAGGCTGGTAACTCTGCTCAATCGACCCACGGATCCTGCAAACCTAGCCGTCTTCCGGTTTCTCTTTG CATTCCTGATGGTGCTGGACATTCCCCAGGAGCGGGGGCTCAGCTCACTGGACCGCAAATACCTGGATGGACTGGACGTTTGCCGCTTCCCCTTGCTGGATACCCTGCGACCGCTGCCACTTGATTGGATGTATCTTGTCTACACCATCATGTTTCTGG GGGCACTGGGCATGATGCTGGGGCTTTGCTACCGACTGAGCTGTGTGCTATTCCTACTGCCATACTGGTACGTGTTTCTCTTGGATAAGACCTCGTGGAACAACCACTCCTACCTGTACGGTTTGGTGGCCTTCCAGCTGACATTCGTGGACGCTCACCACTACTG GTCTGTGGACGGCCTTCTGAATGCCCGTAAGAGGAACGCCCACGTGCCCCTTTGGAACTATGCAGTGCTGCGTGGCCAG ATCTTCATTGTGTACTTCATTGCGGGTATCAAAAAGCTGGATGCAGACTGGGTTGAAGGCTACTCCATGGAGCACCTGTCTCGACACTGGCTCTTCAGTCCCTTCAA ACTGGTGTTGTCTGAAGAGCTGACCAGCCTCCTGGTGGTGCACTGGTGTGGGCTGCTGCTGGACCTCTCTGCGGGTTTCCTGCTTTTCTTCGATGCCTCAAGAGTCATTGGCCTCTTCTTTGTGTCCTACTTCCACTGCATGAATTCTCAGCTCTTCAGCATCG GTATGTTCCCCTACGTCATGCTGGCTAGCAGTCCTCTCTTCTGCTCCCCTGAGTGGCCCCGGAAGCTGGTATCCCACTGCCCCAAAAGGCTCCAAGAGCTGCTGCCCCTCAAGGCAGCCCCTCAGCCCAGTGCTTCCTGCATCTATAAGAGGAGCAGAGCCAAAGGGGCCCCGAAGCCAGGGCTGCGCCACCAGCTGGGAGCTGCCTTCACTCTGCTCTACCTCCTGGAGCAGCTCTTTCTGCCCTACTCCCATTTCCTCACCCAG GGCTATAACAACTGGACCAACGGGCTGTACGGCTACTCCTGGGACATGATGGTGCACTCCCGCTCCCACCAGCACGTGAAGATCACCTACCGTGATGGCCTTACAGGCGAGCTGGGCTACCTCAACCCTGGG GTATTCACACAGAGCCGGCGATGGAAGGATCACGCAGACATGCTGAAGCAGTATGCCACTTGCCTGAGCCGCCTGCTTCCCAAGTACAATGTCACTGAGCCCCAGATCTACTTTGACATATGGGTCTCCATCAATGACCGCTTCCAGCAGAG GCTTTTTGACCCTCGCGTGGACATCGTGCGGGCTGACTGGTCCCCCTTCCAGCGCACACCTTGGGTGCAACCACTGTTGATGGACCTGTCTCCCTGGAGAGCCAAGCTGCAGGAAATCAAAAGCAGCCTGGACAACCACACAGAGGTGGTCTTCATTGCAGACTTCCCTG GGCTGCATTTGGAGAATTTTGTGAGCGAAGACCTGGGCAACACTAGCATCCAGCTGCTGCAGGGGGAGGTGACTGTGGAGTTGGTGGCAGAAGAGAAGAACCAGACTCTTCGGGAGGGAGAAAAAATGCAG CTGCCTGCTGGCGAGTACCATAAGGTGCATACGACATCACCTGGCCCTTCCTGCTACATGTACATCTATGTCAACACTACAGAGCTTGCACTGGAACAAGACCTGGCTTATCTACAGGAATTAAAGGAGAAGGTGGAAAACGGAAGTG AAACGGGACCTCTACCTCCAGAGCTGCAGCCTCTTTTGGAAGGGGAAGTGAAAGGGGGCCCCAAGCCAACACCTCTGGTTCAGACCTTTCTTAGACGCCAGCAAAGGCTCCAGGAGATTGAACGCCGGCGAAATACCCCTTTCCATGAACGACTTTTTCGCTTCTTGCTGCGAAAACTGTACATCTTTCGTCGCAG cttCCTGATGACTCGAATTTCACTCAGAAATCTACTATTAGGCCGCCCTCCCCTGGAGCAGCTGGCCCAAGAGGTGACCTATGCAAACTGGCGCCCCTTTGAGACAGATGGCGAATCAAGTCCTTCAAACACAGAGTCTTCAAATTCCAATCCTCCTGAGACAAATGCTGATCCTATCCACTCAGAATTGTGA
- the Ggcx gene encoding vitamin K-dependent gamma-carboxylase isoform X3, with product MSGGEGPPGLLSWEEVALPISGLDWVLSKFPTLASNLQSFCLSLLGCWDYRSVDGLLNARKRNAHVPLWNYAVLRGQIFIVYFIAGIKKLDADWVEGYSMEHLSRHWLFSPFKLVLSEELTSLLVVHWCGLLLDLSAGFLLFFDASRVIGLFFVSYFHCMNSQLFSIGMFPYVMLASSPLFCSPEWPRKLVSHCPKRLQELLPLKAAPQPSASCIYKRSRAKGAPKPGLRHQLGAAFTLLYLLEQLFLPYSHFLTQGYNNWTNGLYGYSWDMMVHSRSHQHVKITYRDGLTGELGYLNPGVFTQSRRWKDHADMLKQYATCLSRLLPKYNVTEPQIYFDIWVSINDRFQQRLFDPRVDIVRADWSPFQRTPWVQPLLMDLSPWRAKLQEIKSSLDNHTEVVFIADFPGLHLENFVSEDLGNTSIQLLQGEVTVELVAEEKNQTLREGEKMQLPAGEYHKVHTTSPGPSCYMYIYVNTTELALEQDLAYLQELKEKVENGSETGPLPPELQPLLEGEVKGGPKPTPLVQTFLRRQQRLQEIERRRNTPFHERLFRFLLRKLYIFRRSFLMTRISLRNLLLGRPPLEQLAQEVTYANWRPFETDGESSPSNTESSNSNPPETNADPIHSEL from the exons ATGTCAGGAGGAGAGGGTCCACCAGGGCTGCTGTCCTGGGAGGAAGTAGCCCTTCCCATCTCTGGCTTAG ACTGGGTCTTGTCTAAGTTTCCCacactggcctccaacttgcagtccttctgcctcagcctcctgggttgctgggattatag GTCTGTGGACGGCCTTCTGAATGCCCGTAAGAGGAACGCCCACGTGCCCCTTTGGAACTATGCAGTGCTGCGTGGCCAG ATCTTCATTGTGTACTTCATTGCGGGTATCAAAAAGCTGGATGCAGACTGGGTTGAAGGCTACTCCATGGAGCACCTGTCTCGACACTGGCTCTTCAGTCCCTTCAA ACTGGTGTTGTCTGAAGAGCTGACCAGCCTCCTGGTGGTGCACTGGTGTGGGCTGCTGCTGGACCTCTCTGCGGGTTTCCTGCTTTTCTTCGATGCCTCAAGAGTCATTGGCCTCTTCTTTGTGTCCTACTTCCACTGCATGAATTCTCAGCTCTTCAGCATCG GTATGTTCCCCTACGTCATGCTGGCTAGCAGTCCTCTCTTCTGCTCCCCTGAGTGGCCCCGGAAGCTGGTATCCCACTGCCCCAAAAGGCTCCAAGAGCTGCTGCCCCTCAAGGCAGCCCCTCAGCCCAGTGCTTCCTGCATCTATAAGAGGAGCAGAGCCAAAGGGGCCCCGAAGCCAGGGCTGCGCCACCAGCTGGGAGCTGCCTTCACTCTGCTCTACCTCCTGGAGCAGCTCTTTCTGCCCTACTCCCATTTCCTCACCCAG GGCTATAACAACTGGACCAACGGGCTGTACGGCTACTCCTGGGACATGATGGTGCACTCCCGCTCCCACCAGCACGTGAAGATCACCTACCGTGATGGCCTTACAGGCGAGCTGGGCTACCTCAACCCTGGG GTATTCACACAGAGCCGGCGATGGAAGGATCACGCAGACATGCTGAAGCAGTATGCCACTTGCCTGAGCCGCCTGCTTCCCAAGTACAATGTCACTGAGCCCCAGATCTACTTTGACATATGGGTCTCCATCAATGACCGCTTCCAGCAGAG GCTTTTTGACCCTCGCGTGGACATCGTGCGGGCTGACTGGTCCCCCTTCCAGCGCACACCTTGGGTGCAACCACTGTTGATGGACCTGTCTCCCTGGAGAGCCAAGCTGCAGGAAATCAAAAGCAGCCTGGACAACCACACAGAGGTGGTCTTCATTGCAGACTTCCCTG GGCTGCATTTGGAGAATTTTGTGAGCGAAGACCTGGGCAACACTAGCATCCAGCTGCTGCAGGGGGAGGTGACTGTGGAGTTGGTGGCAGAAGAGAAGAACCAGACTCTTCGGGAGGGAGAAAAAATGCAG CTGCCTGCTGGCGAGTACCATAAGGTGCATACGACATCACCTGGCCCTTCCTGCTACATGTACATCTATGTCAACACTACAGAGCTTGCACTGGAACAAGACCTGGCTTATCTACAGGAATTAAAGGAGAAGGTGGAAAACGGAAGTG AAACGGGACCTCTACCTCCAGAGCTGCAGCCTCTTTTGGAAGGGGAAGTGAAAGGGGGCCCCAAGCCAACACCTCTGGTTCAGACCTTTCTTAGACGCCAGCAAAGGCTCCAGGAGATTGAACGCCGGCGAAATACCCCTTTCCATGAACGACTTTTTCGCTTCTTGCTGCGAAAACTGTACATCTTTCGTCGCAG cttCCTGATGACTCGAATTTCACTCAGAAATCTACTATTAGGCCGCCCTCCCCTGGAGCAGCTGGCCCAAGAGGTGACCTATGCAAACTGGCGCCCCTTTGAGACAGATGGCGAATCAAGTCCTTCAAACACAGAGTCTTCAAATTCCAATCCTCCTGAGACAAATGCTGATCCTATCCACTCAGAATTGTGA